One Brachyhypopomus gauderio isolate BG-103 chromosome 15, BGAUD_0.2, whole genome shotgun sequence genomic region harbors:
- the dldh gene encoding delta-like protein D → MERLMIATIICVMLSQGFCSGVFELKLQEFLNKKGVPGNANCCKGGSVTGIQCECKTFFRICLKHYQANVSPEPPCTYGGTVTPVLGSNSFQVPETITDSSFTNPVQFPFGFTWPGTFSLIIEAMHTDSIEDLSTENPERLISRMSTQRHLTVGEEWSQDLQVTGRTELKYSYRFVCDEHYYGEGCSVFCRPRDDAFGHFTCGERGEIVCNSGWKGQYCTEPICLPGCDEEHGFCDRPGECKCRVGFSGKYCDDCIRYPGCLHGTCQQPWQCNCQEGWGGLFCNQDLNYCTHHKPCENGATCTNTGQGSYTCTCRPGFTGASCETEVNECSDNPCRNGGSCTDLENTYNCACPPGFYGRNCELSAMTCADGPCFNGGRCADNPDGGYFCQCPASYAGFNCEKKIDHCSSNPCSNGAQCLDLVDSYLCQCPEGFTGAHCDDNIDECAGYPCQNGGTCQDALSDYTCTCPPGYAGKNCSTPVNKCVHNPCHNGATCHERDNRYVCACVSGYGGRNCQFLLPEHPQGQPVVEGADKRYSDDEHDNAFPWTAVCAGIILVLVLLLGCAVLVVYVRIKLQQRNQQGDGQNESETMNNLTNNCSREKDLSVSIIGTTQVKNTNKKVDFQSDAAGVEKNGYKTRYSLVDYNLVHELKPEDVGKEDSERSEPNCEALVSDSLEKHRKHLKSEASEKCPESMEKDTKYQSVFVISEEKNECIIATEV, encoded by the exons ATGGAGCGACTTATGATAGCTACCATTATTTGTGTCATGCTAAGCCAG GGTTTTTGCTCTGGAGTTTTCGAATTGAAGTTGCAAGAGTTTCTCAACAAGAAAGGAGTTCCAGGCAATGCCAACTGCTGTAAAGGTGGATCCGTAACAGGGATTCAATGTGAATGCAAGACATTTTTTAGAATTTGCCTAAAACATTACCAAGCTAACGTGTCCCCGGAGCCACCATGCACATACGGCGGGACGGTTACCCCTGTCCTCGGATCAAACTCCTTCCAGGTTCCTGAAACCATTACAGACAGCTCGTTCACTAACCCTGTTCAGTTCCCCTTTGGATTTACGTGGCCG GGGACATTTTCGCTAATTATTGAGGCAATGCACACGGATTCCATTGAGGATTTATCAACTG AAAATCCGGAGCGTTTGATCAGTCGCATGAGCACCCAGAGGCACTTGACGGTGGGAGAGGAGTGGTCCCAAGATCTACAAGTGACCGGCAGGACGGAGCTGAAGTATTCTTATAGATTTGTGTGTGATGAGCATTACTACGGCGAGGGCTGCTCGGTGTTCTGCCGACCGCGGGATGACGCCTTCGGCCACTTCACCTGTGGAGAGCGCGGAGAGATCGTTTGCAACTCCGGCTGGAAAGGACAGTACTGCACTGAAC CGATATGTCTGCCGGGGTGTGATGAGGAGCATGGGTTTTGTGACAGACCCGGCGAATGCAA ATGCCGAGTTGGCTTCAGTGGAAAGTACTGCGATGACTGTATTCGTTATCCCGGCTGTTTACATGGTACCTGCCAGCAGCCATGGCAATGCAATTGTCAAGAAGGCTGGGGCGGCCTCTTCTGCAACCAAG ATCTTAATTACTGCACTCACCATAAACCGTGTGAAAATGGGGCCACGTGCACCAACACGGGTCAAGGCAGCTACACGTGCACCTGCAGGCCTGGTTTCACAGGGGCGAGCTGTGAAACGGAGGTCAACGAATGCTCCGACAACCCCTGCAGAAACGGAGGAAGCTGCACT GATCTTGAGAACACGTATAACTGTGCATGTCCCCCTGGCTTCTACGGACGAAACTGTGAACTGAGTGCCATGACGTGTGCGGATGGCCCCTGCTTCAACGGGGGACGCTGTGCTGATAATCCTGACGGAGGATACTTCTGTCAGTGTCCCGCGAGCTATGCAGGCTTTAACTGTGAAAAGAAGATCGATCACTGTAGTTCCAATCCATGCTCAAATG GTGCCCAGTGTTTGGACCTTGTGGACTCCTATCTCTGTCAGTGTCCAGAGGGGTTCACAGGAGCTCACTGCGATGACAACATCGATGAGTGTGCTGGTTACCCGTGTCAGAATGGGGGAACCTGCCAGGATGCCCTCAGCGACTACACCTGCACCTGCCCTCCTGGATACGCTGGCAAGAACTGCAGCACGCCGGTCAACAAGTGTGTGCACAACCCGTGTCACAACGGGGCAACTTGTCACGAACGGGACAACCGCTACGTGTGCGCCTGCGTTTCTGGATACGGAGGACGTAATTGCCAGTTCTTGCTCCCTGAACATCCTCAAGGACAGCCTGTTGTGGAGGGCGCCGATAAAAGATACTCCGACGATGAGCACGATAACGCGTTTCCTTGGACGGCGGTCTGTGCTGGGATTATTCTGGTCCTCGTGCTGCTCCTCGGCTGTGCTGTCTTGGTTGTGTACGTTCGCATCAAACTACAGCAAAGGAATCAGCAGGGCGATGGCCAAAATGAAAGCGAGACCATGAACAACCTGACCAACAACTGCAGCCGTGAGAAGGATTTGTCCGTCAGCATTATTGGCACCACACAAGTGAAGAACACTAACAAGAAGGTGGACTTTCAGAGTGACGCTGCTGGCGTGGAGAAGAATGGTTACAAGACTCGCTATTCGTTGGTGGATTATAATCTGGTTCATGAACTGAAACCGGAGGATGTGGGGAAAGAGGACTCTGAGAGAAGCGAACCAAACTGTGAGGCGCTTGTCTCCGACTCACTCGAAAAGCacagaaaacatttaaaaag tGAGGCTTCAGAGAAATGTCCAGAATCTATGGAAAAAGACACAAAGTACCAGTCTGTTTTTGTAATATCAGAAGAGAAGAATGAATGTATTATCGCAACTGAG GTGTAA